A section of the Acidobacterium capsulatum ATCC 51196 genome encodes:
- a CDS encoding glycosyltransferase, translating to MKLFWLAVSIGNWMLALGWTWRVLTALYHLPRVPDLREDRYAAPPQQDRTPRLTVVVPARNEAAAVEGTLRSLLAQEMPLDIIAVDDRSEDATGSIMDRVAAEALPEGKTLRVIHVTELPEGWLGKNHALALAARQATTPWMLFTDGDIFFSPDALPRALHHAESVRADHFVLLPTPILLTNGERMMMSFIQVAAAAGGRLWRVSDPAAKSESIGVGAFNMVRREAYDGIGGFEAMRMEVLEDLRFGYLVKSSGYQQGVAFGPGMVRVHWAPGMVGILHNLTKNAFAVFRFQLPLILAACFGMMLAFLLPVVGWFGPLECRVASAMVAITIFLIYRFHRGFNDFRWWGFLTFPVAGSLFIYAVLRSTLLTLWRGGVVWRGTFYPLRELRQQLGRLR from the coding sequence ATGAAGCTTTTCTGGCTCGCTGTCTCCATCGGCAACTGGATGCTCGCGCTCGGCTGGACATGGCGCGTGTTGACGGCGCTCTACCATCTGCCGCGCGTGCCCGATTTGCGCGAAGACCGCTACGCCGCGCCGCCGCAGCAGGATCGCACGCCACGGCTGACGGTGGTGGTTCCGGCCCGAAACGAAGCCGCCGCCGTGGAAGGCACGCTGCGCTCGCTGCTGGCGCAGGAGATGCCGCTCGACATCATTGCCGTCGATGATCGCTCGGAGGACGCAACGGGTTCTATCATGGACCGGGTGGCCGCCGAGGCTCTGCCCGAAGGCAAGACGCTCAGGGTGATTCACGTCACGGAGCTGCCCGAGGGCTGGCTCGGCAAGAATCATGCGCTCGCCCTGGCCGCGCGGCAGGCCACCACGCCGTGGATGCTGTTCACGGACGGGGACATCTTTTTTTCGCCCGACGCGCTGCCGCGTGCGCTGCACCATGCGGAAAGCGTGCGTGCGGACCACTTCGTACTGCTGCCGACGCCCATTCTGCTCACGAATGGCGAGCGCATGATGATGTCGTTCATTCAGGTGGCCGCGGCTGCGGGAGGACGCTTGTGGCGTGTCTCCGATCCGGCGGCAAAGAGCGAGAGTATCGGGGTGGGCGCTTTCAACATGGTGCGCCGCGAGGCCTATGACGGCATCGGGGGCTTCGAGGCCATGCGCATGGAGGTGCTCGAGGATCTGCGCTTCGGCTACCTGGTGAAGAGCAGCGGTTATCAGCAGGGAGTGGCCTTTGGTCCGGGCATGGTGCGGGTGCACTGGGCGCCGGGCATGGTGGGCATTCTGCACAACCTCACCAAGAACGCCTTTGCGGTGTTTCGCTTTCAACTGCCGCTCATTCTGGCGGCGTGCTTTGGCATGATGCTGGCCTTTCTGCTGCCGGTGGTGGGCTGGTTTGGGCCGCTCGAGTGCCGCGTTGCGAGCGCCATGGTCGCGATCACAATTTTCCTGATCTACCGCTTTCATCGCGGCTTCAACGACTTTCGCTGGTGGGGCTTTCTTACGTTTCCGGTGGCCGGCAGCCTGTTCATCTATGCGGTGCTGCGCTCTACCTTGCTCACGCTCTGGCGCGGAGGCGTGGTGTGGCGGGGCACGTTTTATCCGCTGCGGGAGCTGCGGCAGCAGTTGGGACGCCTGCGTTAG
- a CDS encoding spinster family MFS transporter, producing MSGTSKTSSMRGTGARSMGWLALALLTGLNLFNFIDRYVLPGAQPLIQKQFHANDAQMGLLTNAFFFVYMLAAPLTGWLGDRLPRKPLIVAGAVLWSVATLLTGVVHSYTALLIRHAIVGVGEATFSVFAPALLADYFPESARNRVYSLFYLTIPVGGAIGYILGGVLGQHYGWRAPFYVSAAPGLLIALLLWWLVEEAPRGQADRYAATWERNTLRGLFRNKLFWSATLGLATWTFAVGGLSAFLPTFFVRFGGDSVARAGLLAGAITVVAGIGGTALGGWLGQLWLRRNAGGLYLISAWGSLLAIPAGMLVFFGPRGLLFPAALVAELLLFLGTGPLNASIVNSVAAPVRSTAIALNLLTIHLLGDAFSPALIGLVSDHSSLRIGMSMTLFALVLSGGLLFLGGRLMNLAARAAA from the coding sequence TTGTCTGGCACGAGCAAGACATCTTCGATGCGTGGCACGGGAGCACGCAGCATGGGCTGGCTGGCGCTGGCTCTGCTGACGGGGCTGAACCTTTTCAATTTCATTGACCGTTACGTGCTGCCGGGCGCGCAGCCGCTCATTCAGAAGCAGTTTCATGCGAATGACGCGCAGATGGGGCTGCTGACCAACGCCTTCTTCTTTGTCTACATGCTGGCTGCGCCGCTGACGGGCTGGCTGGGCGACCGGCTGCCCCGCAAACCGCTGATTGTGGCGGGGGCGGTGCTCTGGTCGGTGGCCACGCTGCTGACCGGAGTGGTGCACAGCTACACGGCGCTGCTGATTCGCCACGCGATTGTGGGCGTGGGCGAGGCGACCTTCAGCGTCTTTGCGCCCGCGCTGCTGGCCGATTATTTTCCAGAGTCCGCGCGCAACCGCGTCTACAGCCTCTTTTACCTCACCATTCCGGTGGGTGGAGCGATCGGCTACATCCTTGGCGGCGTGCTTGGCCAGCATTATGGCTGGCGTGCGCCGTTTTATGTCTCGGCGGCTCCGGGGCTGCTGATTGCGCTGCTGCTCTGGTGGCTCGTGGAGGAGGCTCCTCGCGGGCAGGCGGACCGCTACGCCGCCACGTGGGAGCGCAATACGCTGCGCGGTCTCTTCCGCAATAAGCTCTTCTGGAGCGCGACCCTGGGGCTGGCCACCTGGACGTTTGCCGTGGGCGGTCTCTCGGCCTTTCTGCCGACTTTTTTTGTACGCTTTGGCGGCGATTCGGTCGCCCGCGCGGGCCTGCTGGCCGGGGCCATCACGGTGGTGGCGGGCATCGGCGGCACGGCGCTGGGGGGATGGCTGGGGCAGCTCTGGCTGCGGCGTAATGCGGGCGGGCTCTACCTGATCTCGGCCTGGGGATCGTTGCTGGCGATTCCGGCCGGCATGCTCGTATTTTTCGGCCCGCGCGGGCTGCTTTTTCCGGCGGCGCTGGTGGCTGAGCTGCTGTTGTTTCTCGGCACCGGGCCGTTGAATGCTTCCATCGTCAACTCGGTGGCTGCGCCGGTGCGCTCCACCGCGATTGCTTTGAATCTGCTGACGATTCACCTGCTGGGCGACGCCTTTTCTCCGGCGTTGATCGGCCTGGTGTCTGACCATAGTTCGTTGCGCATTGGCATGTCGATGACTTTGTTTGCCCTGGTACTCTCGGGCGGGTTGCTGTTTCTGGGCGGCCGCCTCATGAACTTGGCCGCGAGGGCGGCCGCATGA
- the queF gene encoding preQ(1) synthase, with the protein MSTGYTDDHAKAGLDFSFPAIDTWRNQFPAYEILIDDPEFTSVCPKTGLPDFGAITLRYMPRERCLELKSWKEYLFTYRNLGIFQENIVNQVLEDVVKACDPVWAVVRGEFRPRGGISTTVEARWPRPSTGQSR; encoded by the coding sequence ATGTCCACCGGCTACACTGACGACCACGCCAAAGCGGGTCTTGATTTCTCATTTCCTGCCATTGATACCTGGCGGAATCAGTTTCCCGCGTACGAGATTCTGATCGACGATCCTGAGTTCACCTCGGTGTGCCCGAAGACCGGCCTGCCCGACTTCGGCGCGATCACACTGCGGTACATGCCGCGCGAGCGCTGCCTTGAGTTGAAGTCGTGGAAGGAATATCTGTTCACGTACCGCAACCTGGGTATCTTTCAGGAAAACATCGTCAACCAGGTGCTGGAAGACGTGGTGAAGGCCTGCGATCCGGTCTGGGCCGTAGTGCGCGGCGAGTTCCGGCCGCGCGGCGGCATCTCCACCACCGTGGAAGCACGCTGGCCTCGCCCCTCCACCGGGCAGAGCCGCTAG